The Streptomyces sp. RKAG293 genome includes a region encoding these proteins:
- a CDS encoding ADP-ribosylglycohydrolase family protein, which yields MTAVWGRAQQQDFRSRVRGCLLGGAIGDALGAGIEFDSLKAIRAEHGPDGVTDFVPAFGRRGTVTDDTQMTLFTTEGLIRAQVRRDSGAWHPPTDVHRAYLRWAATQSDWGPDERRKDTGWLAREEWLYARRAPGRACLNGLGDDRMGTVENPKNPGSKGCGTVMRSAPFGLLVGWEPGLVFQLAVECAAQTHGHPTGQLAAGAFAVIVHGLARGDALDGAVQHALALLGSRPDHQETTDALQRALGAVRQGMPSPERVESLGEGWTAEEALAIGVYCALVAEDVRHGLLLAVNHGGDSDSTGSVCGNLLGAQHGETALPPSWIAELEGRGTILQLADDFAMEMTQAPALHGPAGSSPSWLERYPNA from the coding sequence TTGACGGCGGTTTGGGGACGGGCGCAGCAGCAGGATTTCCGCAGCCGCGTACGCGGCTGCCTGCTCGGCGGGGCCATCGGCGACGCGCTGGGCGCGGGCATCGAGTTCGACTCGCTCAAGGCGATCCGGGCCGAGCACGGCCCGGACGGCGTCACGGACTTCGTGCCGGCGTTCGGCCGCCGGGGCACGGTCACCGACGACACCCAGATGACCCTTTTCACCACAGAAGGCTTGATACGGGCCCAGGTGCGCCGCGACAGCGGCGCCTGGCATCCGCCCACCGATGTGCACCGCGCCTATCTGCGCTGGGCGGCCACCCAGAGCGACTGGGGGCCCGACGAGCGCCGCAAGGACACCGGGTGGCTGGCGCGCGAGGAGTGGCTGTACGCGCGCCGCGCGCCCGGCCGGGCGTGTCTGAACGGGCTCGGCGACGACCGGATGGGCACCGTCGAGAATCCCAAGAACCCCGGCTCCAAGGGCTGCGGCACGGTGATGCGCTCCGCGCCGTTCGGGCTGCTGGTCGGCTGGGAGCCGGGGCTGGTGTTCCAGCTCGCCGTCGAGTGCGCGGCGCAGACCCACGGCCATCCCACCGGGCAGCTGGCCGCGGGCGCGTTCGCCGTCATCGTGCACGGACTGGCGCGCGGGGACGCGCTCGACGGTGCCGTGCAGCACGCGCTGGCGCTGCTCGGCTCGCGCCCTGACCACCAGGAGACCACGGACGCCCTGCAGCGGGCGCTGGGCGCCGTCCGGCAGGGGATGCCGTCACCGGAGCGCGTGGAGTCGCTGGGGGAGGGCTGGACGGCGGAGGAGGCGCTGGCGATCGGCGTGTACTGCGCGCTCGTCGCCGAGGACGTCCGGCACGGTCTGCTGCTGGCGGTGAACCACGGCGGGGACAGCGACTCGACCGGTTCGGTCTGCGGCAACCTGCTGGGCGCGCAGCACGGCGAGACGGCGCTGCCGCCGTCGTGGATAGCGGAGCTGGAGGGGCGCGGCACGATCCTGCAGCTCGCCGACGACTTCGCGATGGAGATGACGCAGGCCCCGGCGCTGCACGGCCCGGCCGGGTCGTCACCGTCCTGGCTGGAGCGCTACCCGAACGCGTAA